A stretch of the Malus sylvestris chromosome 10, drMalSylv7.2, whole genome shotgun sequence genome encodes the following:
- the LOC126585511 gene encoding protein TRIGALACTOSYLDIACYLGLYCEROL 1, chloroplastic-like isoform X1, which translates to MQTASYLHPFSYISDRRSLLKPVGWIKSQTPYSNHLGRRVQITVRPQSCKFLLPKQQTRLFAVPNTDDGHPSASVLEDSNTNHAPSPEVETVLHKWSPPTYLWRGFSALILTGQVILRTLKGKVHWGNTLQQLKRVGPGSVGVCLLTSAFVGMAFTIQFVREFTRLGLSRAVGGVLALAFSRELSPVITSIVVAGRIGSSFAAELGTMQVSEQTDTLRVLGADPVDYLVTPRVIATCIALPFLTLMCFTVGMASSALLSDGIYGVSINIILDSACRALKPWDILSAMIKSQVFGAIISIVSCAWGVTTMGGAKGVGESTTSAVVISLVGIFIADFVLSCCFFQGVGDSLKRL; encoded by the coding sequence AAGAAGCCTTTTAAAACCAGTAGGGTGGATTAAATCACAAACCCCATATTCAAATCATCTTGGTAGGAGAGTTCAGATTACTGTAAGACCTCAGTCGTGTAAGTTTCTCTTGCCGAAGCAACAAACCAGATTGTTTGCAGTTCCCAACACAGATGATGGCCATCCTTCTGCCTCTGTGTTAGAAGATTCAAACACAAATCATGCACCCAGTCCGGAAGTGGAGACGGTGTTGCACAAATGGTCACCTCCCACGTATTTGTGGAGGGGGTTTTCAGCTCTTATCCTGACAGGACAGGTTATTTTGAGAACCTTGAAGGGCAAAGTGCACTGGGGAAATACGCTTCAGCAATTAAAGAGAGTTGGACCAGGTTCCGTCGGGGTCTGTCTCTTGACTTCAGCATTTGTTGGCATGGCTTTTACAATCCAATTCGTTAGGGAATTTACTAGATTAGGGTTAAGCAGAGCTGTTGGTGGGGTTTTAGCCCTGGCTTTCTCAAGGGAGTTGAGTCCTGTAATTACATCAATCGTGGTTGCTGGGCGTATTGGAAGTTCATTTGCAGCAGAGTTGGGAACAATGCAGGTTTCTGAGCAAACCGACACACTGAGAGTTCTCGGGGCAGACCCAGTTGATTATCTTGTGACTCCAAGAGTGATTGCTACTTGTATTGCTCTACCGTTTCTGACTCTAATGTGTTTCACAGTAGGGATGGCATCCAGCGCCCTCCTTTCCGATGGCATTTATGGTGTTAGCATCAACATTATTCTGGATTCAGCTTGCAGAGCTCTCAAGCCATGGGATATACTTAGTGCAATGATCAAGTCACAGGTTTTTGGCGCGATCATATCGATTGTGAGTTGTGCCTGGGGAGTTACCACTATGGGAGGAGCCAAGGGTGTTGGGGAGTCAACAACTTCGGCTGTGGTTATATCTCTTGTTGGGATCTTTATCGCAGATTTTGTACTCTCTTGTTGTTTCTTCCAAGGAGTTGGCGATTCATTGAAGAGGCTATGA
- the LOC126585511 gene encoding protein TRIGALACTOSYLDIACYLGLYCEROL 1, chloroplastic-like isoform X3, producing MQTASYLHPFSYISDRLFAVPNTDDGHPSASVLEDSNTNHAPSPEVETVLHKWSPPTYLWRGFSALILTGQVILRTLKGKVHWGNTLQQLKRVGPGSVGVCLLTSAFVGMAFTIQFVREFTRLGLSRAVGGVLALAFSRELSPVITSIVVAGRIGSSFAAELGTMQVSEQTDTLRVLGADPVDYLVTPRVIATCIALPFLTLMCFTVGMASSALLSDGIYGVSINIILDSACRALKPWDILSAMIKSQVFGAIISIVSCAWGVTTMGGAKGVGESTTSAVVISLVGIFIADFVLSCCFFQGVGDSLKRL from the coding sequence ATTGTTTGCAGTTCCCAACACAGATGATGGCCATCCTTCTGCCTCTGTGTTAGAAGATTCAAACACAAATCATGCACCCAGTCCGGAAGTGGAGACGGTGTTGCACAAATGGTCACCTCCCACGTATTTGTGGAGGGGGTTTTCAGCTCTTATCCTGACAGGACAGGTTATTTTGAGAACCTTGAAGGGCAAAGTGCACTGGGGAAATACGCTTCAGCAATTAAAGAGAGTTGGACCAGGTTCCGTCGGGGTCTGTCTCTTGACTTCAGCATTTGTTGGCATGGCTTTTACAATCCAATTCGTTAGGGAATTTACTAGATTAGGGTTAAGCAGAGCTGTTGGTGGGGTTTTAGCCCTGGCTTTCTCAAGGGAGTTGAGTCCTGTAATTACATCAATCGTGGTTGCTGGGCGTATTGGAAGTTCATTTGCAGCAGAGTTGGGAACAATGCAGGTTTCTGAGCAAACCGACACACTGAGAGTTCTCGGGGCAGACCCAGTTGATTATCTTGTGACTCCAAGAGTGATTGCTACTTGTATTGCTCTACCGTTTCTGACTCTAATGTGTTTCACAGTAGGGATGGCATCCAGCGCCCTCCTTTCCGATGGCATTTATGGTGTTAGCATCAACATTATTCTGGATTCAGCTTGCAGAGCTCTCAAGCCATGGGATATACTTAGTGCAATGATCAAGTCACAGGTTTTTGGCGCGATCATATCGATTGTGAGTTGTGCCTGGGGAGTTACCACTATGGGAGGAGCCAAGGGTGTTGGGGAGTCAACAACTTCGGCTGTGGTTATATCTCTTGTTGGGATCTTTATCGCAGATTTTGTACTCTCTTGTTGTTTCTTCCAAGGAGTTGGCGATTCATTGAAGAGGCTATGA
- the LOC126585511 gene encoding protein TRIGALACTOSYLDIACYLGLYCEROL 1, chloroplastic-like isoform X2: MQTASYLHPFSYISDRSLLKPVGWIKSQTPYSNHLGRRVQITVRPQSCKFLLPKQQTRLFAVPNTDDGHPSASVLEDSNTNHAPSPEVETVLHKWSPPTYLWRGFSALILTGQVILRTLKGKVHWGNTLQQLKRVGPGSVGVCLLTSAFVGMAFTIQFVREFTRLGLSRAVGGVLALAFSRELSPVITSIVVAGRIGSSFAAELGTMQVSEQTDTLRVLGADPVDYLVTPRVIATCIALPFLTLMCFTVGMASSALLSDGIYGVSINIILDSACRALKPWDILSAMIKSQVFGAIISIVSCAWGVTTMGGAKGVGESTTSAVVISLVGIFIADFVLSCCFFQGVGDSLKRL; the protein is encoded by the coding sequence AAGCCTTTTAAAACCAGTAGGGTGGATTAAATCACAAACCCCATATTCAAATCATCTTGGTAGGAGAGTTCAGATTACTGTAAGACCTCAGTCGTGTAAGTTTCTCTTGCCGAAGCAACAAACCAGATTGTTTGCAGTTCCCAACACAGATGATGGCCATCCTTCTGCCTCTGTGTTAGAAGATTCAAACACAAATCATGCACCCAGTCCGGAAGTGGAGACGGTGTTGCACAAATGGTCACCTCCCACGTATTTGTGGAGGGGGTTTTCAGCTCTTATCCTGACAGGACAGGTTATTTTGAGAACCTTGAAGGGCAAAGTGCACTGGGGAAATACGCTTCAGCAATTAAAGAGAGTTGGACCAGGTTCCGTCGGGGTCTGTCTCTTGACTTCAGCATTTGTTGGCATGGCTTTTACAATCCAATTCGTTAGGGAATTTACTAGATTAGGGTTAAGCAGAGCTGTTGGTGGGGTTTTAGCCCTGGCTTTCTCAAGGGAGTTGAGTCCTGTAATTACATCAATCGTGGTTGCTGGGCGTATTGGAAGTTCATTTGCAGCAGAGTTGGGAACAATGCAGGTTTCTGAGCAAACCGACACACTGAGAGTTCTCGGGGCAGACCCAGTTGATTATCTTGTGACTCCAAGAGTGATTGCTACTTGTATTGCTCTACCGTTTCTGACTCTAATGTGTTTCACAGTAGGGATGGCATCCAGCGCCCTCCTTTCCGATGGCATTTATGGTGTTAGCATCAACATTATTCTGGATTCAGCTTGCAGAGCTCTCAAGCCATGGGATATACTTAGTGCAATGATCAAGTCACAGGTTTTTGGCGCGATCATATCGATTGTGAGTTGTGCCTGGGGAGTTACCACTATGGGAGGAGCCAAGGGTGTTGGGGAGTCAACAACTTCGGCTGTGGTTATATCTCTTGTTGGGATCTTTATCGCAGATTTTGTACTCTCTTGTTGTTTCTTCCAAGGAGTTGGCGATTCATTGAAGAGGCTATGA